In Rhinoraja longicauda isolate Sanriku21f chromosome 27, sRhiLon1.1, whole genome shotgun sequence, one DNA window encodes the following:
- the marcksl1b gene encoding MARCKS-related protein 1-B isoform X2, with protein MGSTLAKSKQQENGHVKINGDASPTGETVVAAATGGDCAAEAGKESPGDGIEPAPPAEGETKAETPKKKKKKILSFKTFKLGKMSFKRGRRGEAPVVVAAAAGQAEAAAGQVDEPRAEGQLDTGATDTKPGAPETEAAAAAVEEPSAGEERKVEGAAAAEGAPGPGPGSPETGSTDAARDHE; from the exons ATGGGCAGCACACTCGCCAAGTCCAAGCAGCAG GAGAACGGCCACGTGAAGATCAACGGAGACGCGTCGCCCACCGGGGAGACGGTGGTGGCGGCGGCGACCGGGGGCGACTGCGCCGCCGAGGCGGGGAAGGAGAGTCCAGGAGACGGGATCGAGCCGGCGCCCCCCGCCGAGGGCGAGACCAAAGCCGAAACccccaagaagaagaagaaaaagatccTGAGTTTCAAGACGTTCAAACTGGGCAAGATGTCCTTCAAGAGAGGCCGGCGCGGCGAGGCGCCGGTGGTCGTGGCGGCGGCGGCCGGACAGGCGGAGGCGGCGGCCGGACAGGTGGACGAGCCCCGGGCCGAGGGGCAGCTCGACACCGGCGCCACTGACACCAAACCCGGCGCCCCGGAGACGGAGGCAGCGGCGGCGGCCGTGGAGGAGCCGAGcgcgggggaggagaggaaggtggagggagcggcggcggcggaggGAGCGCCGGGACCGGGACCGGGCAGCCCGGAGACCGGCTCCACAGACGCCGCCCGCGATCACGAGTAG
- the marcksl1b gene encoding MARCKS-related protein 1-B isoform X1 yields the protein MGSTLAKSKQQVKTSGQWNGHVKINGDASPTGETVVAAATGGDCAAEAGKESPGDGIEPAPPAEGETKAETPKKKKKKILSFKTFKLGKMSFKRGRRGEAPVVVAAAAGQAEAAAGQVDEPRAEGQLDTGATDTKPGAPETEAAAAAVEEPSAGEERKVEGAAAAEGAPGPGPGSPETGSTDAARDHE from the exons ATGGGCAGCACACTCGCCAAGTCCAAGCAGCAGGTGAAGACCAGCGGGCAGTGG AACGGCCACGTGAAGATCAACGGAGACGCGTCGCCCACCGGGGAGACGGTGGTGGCGGCGGCGACCGGGGGCGACTGCGCCGCCGAGGCGGGGAAGGAGAGTCCAGGAGACGGGATCGAGCCGGCGCCCCCCGCCGAGGGCGAGACCAAAGCCGAAACccccaagaagaagaagaaaaagatccTGAGTTTCAAGACGTTCAAACTGGGCAAGATGTCCTTCAAGAGAGGCCGGCGCGGCGAGGCGCCGGTGGTCGTGGCGGCGGCGGCCGGACAGGCGGAGGCGGCGGCCGGACAGGTGGACGAGCCCCGGGCCGAGGGGCAGCTCGACACCGGCGCCACTGACACCAAACCCGGCGCCCCGGAGACGGAGGCAGCGGCGGCGGCCGTGGAGGAGCCGAGcgcgggggaggagaggaaggtggagggagcggcggcggcggaggGAGCGCCGGGACCGGGACCGGGCAGCCCGGAGACCGGCTCCACAGACGCCGCCCGCGATCACGAGTAG
- the hdac1 gene encoding histone deacetylase 1 isoform X2, giving the protein MSVLERPHKASAEEMTKYHSDDYIKFLRSIRPDNMSEYSKQMQRFNVGEDCPVFDGLFEFCQLSTGGSVAGAVKLNKQQTDIAVNWAGGLHHAKKSEASGFCYVNDIVLAILELLKYHQRVLYIDIDIHHGDGVEEAFYTTDRVMTVSFHKYGEYFPGTGDLRDIGAGKGKYYAVNFPLRDGIDDESYEAIFRPIICKVMEMYQPSAIALQCGADSLSGDRLGCFNLTIKGHAKCVEFVKTFNLPMLMLGGGGYTIRNVARCWTYETSVALDSEIPNELPYNDYFEYFGPDFKLHISPSNMTNQNTNEYLEKIKQRLFENLRMLPHAPGVQMQSIPEDAVPDDSGDEEEEDSDKRISIRASDKRIACDEEFSDSEDEGEGGRRNATNYKKLKRAKVEEEKEGEEKKSDGKEEEKAKDGVTEKLETKGIKVEETNPSNA; this is encoded by the exons ATGAGCGTTTTGGAG CGCCCACACAAAGCTTCAGCTGAAGAAATGACAAAGTACCACAGCGACGACTACATCAAGTTCCTGCGGTCCATCCGTCCAGACAACATGTCTGAGTACAGCAAGCAGATGCAGAGAT TCAATGTGGGAGAGGATTGCCCAGTGTTTGACGGGCTCTTTGAGTTCTGCCAGCTGTCCACTGGAGGTTCAGTCG CCGGAGCGGTCAAATTGAACAAGCAACAAACAGACATTGCTGTCAATTGGGCTGGTGGATTGCACCATGCAAAGAAATCGGAGGCGTCGGGCTTCTGCTATGTGAATGACATTGTCCTGGCCATTCTTGAATTACTGAA GTATCACCAGAGAGTGCTTTACATCGACATTGATATTCACCATGGCGATGGCGTGGAAGAGGCTTTCTATACAACCGACAGAGTGATGACAGTCTCATTCCATAAATATGGTGAATATTTCCCTGGTACAGGAGATCTCAGG GACATTGGTGCTGGCAAAGGCAAGTACTATGCTGTGAATTTCCCATTGAGAGATGGAATCGATGATGAATCTTATGAAGCCATATTCAGACCT ATTATATGCAAGGTAATGGAGATGTACCAGCCCAGTGCCATTGCCTTGCAGTGCGGTGCTGATTCTCTATCTGGGGACAGACTGGGTTGTTTTAACCTCACTATTAAAG GACATGCCAAATGTGTTGAATTTGTCAAGACCTTTAACTTGCCGATGTTGATGCTGGGAGGAGGCGGATATACAATTCGCAACGTAGCTCGGTGCTGGACATACGAGACCTCCGTCGCTCTGGATTCCGAGATTCCAAACG AACTGCCGTACAACGATTATTTTGAATACTTTGGACCTGACTTCAAGCTGCACATCAGTCCGTCCAACATGACGAACCAGAACACCAATGAATATCTGGAGAAGATCAA GCAGCGTTTATTTGAGAACCTGCGGATGCTGCCGCATGCACCGGGCGTTCAGATGCAGTCGATCCCTGAGGATGCCGTGCCAGACGACAGTGGAGATGAAGAGGAGGAAGATTCTGACAAACGCATATCCA tcCGTGCTTCAGACAAGAGGATAGCTTGTGATGAAGAGTTCTCTGACTCTGAAGACGAAGGAGAAGGAGGCCGCCGCAACGCTACAAATTACAAGAAGCTAAAGCGTGCCAAAGTGGAagaggagaaggaaggagaagagAAGAAATCAG ATGGGAAGGAGGAAGAGAAAGCCAAAGATGGTGTTACAGAGAAGTTGGAAACTAAAGG AATTAAGGTGGAAGAGACAAACCCGAGCAATGCATAA
- the hdac1 gene encoding histone deacetylase 1 isoform X1, with the protein MAFTQAGGGKKKVCYYYDGDVGNYYYGQGHPMKPHRIRMTHNLLLNYGLYRKMEIYRPHKASAEEMTKYHSDDYIKFLRSIRPDNMSEYSKQMQRFNVGEDCPVFDGLFEFCQLSTGGSVAGAVKLNKQQTDIAVNWAGGLHHAKKSEASGFCYVNDIVLAILELLKYHQRVLYIDIDIHHGDGVEEAFYTTDRVMTVSFHKYGEYFPGTGDLRDIGAGKGKYYAVNFPLRDGIDDESYEAIFRPIICKVMEMYQPSAIALQCGADSLSGDRLGCFNLTIKGHAKCVEFVKTFNLPMLMLGGGGYTIRNVARCWTYETSVALDSEIPNELPYNDYFEYFGPDFKLHISPSNMTNQNTNEYLEKIKQRLFENLRMLPHAPGVQMQSIPEDAVPDDSGDEEEEDSDKRISIRASDKRIACDEEFSDSEDEGEGGRRNATNYKKLKRAKVEEEKEGEEKKSDGKEEEKAKDGVTEKLETKGIKVEETNPSNA; encoded by the exons ATGGCGTTCACGCAGGCGGGTGGCGGCAAGAAGAAGGTCTGCTACTACTATGACG GTGATGTTGGAAATTACTACTATGGGCAGGGTCACCCAATGAAGCCACATAGAATCCGAATGACCCACAACCTGCTGCTAAATTATGGCTTGTACAGAAAAATGGAAATCTAT CGCCCACACAAAGCTTCAGCTGAAGAAATGACAAAGTACCACAGCGACGACTACATCAAGTTCCTGCGGTCCATCCGTCCAGACAACATGTCTGAGTACAGCAAGCAGATGCAGAGAT TCAATGTGGGAGAGGATTGCCCAGTGTTTGACGGGCTCTTTGAGTTCTGCCAGCTGTCCACTGGAGGTTCAGTCG CCGGAGCGGTCAAATTGAACAAGCAACAAACAGACATTGCTGTCAATTGGGCTGGTGGATTGCACCATGCAAAGAAATCGGAGGCGTCGGGCTTCTGCTATGTGAATGACATTGTCCTGGCCATTCTTGAATTACTGAA GTATCACCAGAGAGTGCTTTACATCGACATTGATATTCACCATGGCGATGGCGTGGAAGAGGCTTTCTATACAACCGACAGAGTGATGACAGTCTCATTCCATAAATATGGTGAATATTTCCCTGGTACAGGAGATCTCAGG GACATTGGTGCTGGCAAAGGCAAGTACTATGCTGTGAATTTCCCATTGAGAGATGGAATCGATGATGAATCTTATGAAGCCATATTCAGACCT ATTATATGCAAGGTAATGGAGATGTACCAGCCCAGTGCCATTGCCTTGCAGTGCGGTGCTGATTCTCTATCTGGGGACAGACTGGGTTGTTTTAACCTCACTATTAAAG GACATGCCAAATGTGTTGAATTTGTCAAGACCTTTAACTTGCCGATGTTGATGCTGGGAGGAGGCGGATATACAATTCGCAACGTAGCTCGGTGCTGGACATACGAGACCTCCGTCGCTCTGGATTCCGAGATTCCAAACG AACTGCCGTACAACGATTATTTTGAATACTTTGGACCTGACTTCAAGCTGCACATCAGTCCGTCCAACATGACGAACCAGAACACCAATGAATATCTGGAGAAGATCAA GCAGCGTTTATTTGAGAACCTGCGGATGCTGCCGCATGCACCGGGCGTTCAGATGCAGTCGATCCCTGAGGATGCCGTGCCAGACGACAGTGGAGATGAAGAGGAGGAAGATTCTGACAAACGCATATCCA tcCGTGCTTCAGACAAGAGGATAGCTTGTGATGAAGAGTTCTCTGACTCTGAAGACGAAGGAGAAGGAGGCCGCCGCAACGCTACAAATTACAAGAAGCTAAAGCGTGCCAAAGTGGAagaggagaaggaaggagaagagAAGAAATCAG ATGGGAAGGAGGAAGAGAAAGCCAAAGATGGTGTTACAGAGAAGTTGGAAACTAAAGG AATTAAGGTGGAAGAGACAAACCCGAGCAATGCATAA